The window ATTTGCCAACTGGATTTTTAACACGGGCAGTACAGCCGTGCTCCAGGATTTAGAAACAGGCAAGCAGTTTAAGATTTATCGAATTGGCGGCTCTAACCACGCGGATTGTGAGCCGTTAACCGCTGAGGATACTGCCGTGATGAAAAGTGTATTTGGTGGCACCTGGACCTGGAACACACGAGCAGTCTTGCTCCTGATCGGCGACCGGGTGATCGCGGCCTCGATGGCTGGGATGCCGCACAGCTTTGACACAATCAGCGGCAACAATTTTGTGGGCATGTTTGATCTGCACTTTTTAAATAGTCGAACTCACAACACCAACGAGGTCAGCGCCGCTCACCAGGCGATGGTCCAGAAAGCGGCTGGGAATTAACTATAATCAAATTTTAGCACAAATTAACCCGCCTGTGAATGATAGGCGGGTTAATTTGCGTTTCGATAAATCATAATCTTATCTTCATCTAATAATATGGACTCAATTATATAAGCAATTAATATTATCCCAGGGATATTGACAATAAACCTTGTCAGCATAAACTTCCATCCCATTGCGGAAGCCTCGAATAATAACATTGGAATCTTTGTCGTCGACCATGCTCCAATAAATATCAAGATATTTGATAATTTACATCCCTTCTTCAGAAGTACACCAGCCAGGGGAAAGGCTGCGTATAGCGGACCAGCGGCAGCTGAACCCAAAAGAAAAGCAAGAGCCATGCCTAGCAGTCCTGATTTTTCACCCATTAATTTAATCACGGTTTCCCTTTCTACCCAGACATCAAGTAGGCCTAACAGAACAAAGATTGGCGGCAATACTGACAACATTTCAAGCATATTGTTTCCCGATATTTGTAACGACTTGATACCAATAGTGGGATGCAGAACGAGGAGCGCAAGGTTAAAAAACAATATTATAATCACAAACTTATAACGACTAATAACCGCACTCATTTTAATACCACCCCAATTATCATGGCCACTGCAAATGAAAATACAAATGCTAGCCCGTTTCTTAAAGCTGTAACCTTTTTCCCAAAATACTTAACTTCTACGGGTACTGTGACAATACCCACCATCATTAGTGTTGAGATAAAAACTGCAATTTGCATAAAGCCAGCACCACTTTTTAGAAGTGCTGCGGCCAGGGGAAACGCCACAAACCCGGGTATTAATGTAATAGACCCTATTATCGATGCGATAATCATTCCCATCCAACCGGATTTTTGGCCAATCAGTTTTGAAATAGTCTCTGGGCTGAGTACTGCAAGCGTGATCCCAATTATAAGTAAAATGGCAAGAAACTGCGGCAATATGTTTTCAAATGATTTCCAAGCCTTTTTTAAAGCCATATTTGTTTTCTTTTTATCCCTGTAAAACGAATATAATAATAAAACTATGGTTAAAACATAAAGTGTATTGGTAAACATAGGACACCTTCTTTCTCTCATCAATTTTAACATCTAAAGACAAGCCGGCAAACTTGTCGTATGTGCCGGCTTTAACCAGACAGTTGTTATTGTTTGTCCTTTCCATCGGACGGAAAAGCCTTTTCAAAAGCGGCTAAAAAACCTTCAAGAGAAGTCTTCCTCTTTCTAATAGCAGATTCCCAAACTTTTAGAAAACCTTCTCCTTCCGGCGTCAAGGAGTAAACCTTGCGAGCTGGTCCTCCGCTCCCTGGTTCAAGACGTGACTCCACCATCCCCTCTTCCTCTAAACGACGAAGGTGACGGTAAACAACCCCGGGATCAGGTACTACATCGAGGAAAGGTAGGGTTTCCAACTTTTCGATAAGTTCATAACCATGTATCGACTGTTCTTTTAATATCAGCAAGAGACAAGGAACGATGAAACCTTCGATTCTTGGACTTAGGTCATGGCATCCGCATTTGTTTTGGAAACCGTGAAAAAATCTAGGCGGTCCGCACATGATTTGTCTACCTCCTGTAACAAAGCATATATATAAACCAAGTTACTATTGACATTATAACAGTATTGACATAAAACGTCAATAATTAGCTCTCAATGACCGTATTTCCTGAACCACTCTATCGGCAAAAAATTTCTACCGCTGGTAGGAAGATAGTCAATCTCACCGCCGTTTTTAAAACCTATATCCCCCAGTCAGTACTTTTATAAAATGGTTTGCTATTGAACACGAATTGAAAGAAGTTACACTGGAAAAACGTTATGAAATCCGCTTGGCGCGCAGCCGTCCCGTGCTGGATGCCTTTTTGGCGTTGCTTAATAAACAAAGTTCGCAAGTGTTTCCCAAAAGTGCTTTTGGCCAGGCGATTCATTATTGCTTGGGTCAGTGGGATAAACTCGAAGCTTTTCTGCGAGACGGACGCCTGGAAATAGATAATAACCGCAGTGAACGCTCCATTAAGCCCTTTGTGATTGGCTGTAAGAATTGGCTGTTTGCCAACACCCCACGCGGTGCCCAGGCCAGTGCCATTATTTACAGTTTGTTTGCCGAGTAAATAAATAAGCTTACTTAAGTCCTCACCTTATTGGCAGGGTGGGGATTATTTAACGCTTACAAAATCTAGATACTGCTCTGGAGCTTCCCCCTTACTCTCAAGACCAGTTTGTCATTTCGCCTTTGTTTTCTTCTGGTTTAGATCCTTGATATCAACAATTCTCCACCCTGAGTTAAACTTGGATAGATAGAAAACACTGGTCCCGCTATCAAGCAATTTCCCTTTTGGTCCGTCACTTGCCTCAAGAGCAACTACTACTTTAGCGGTATTATCAGTGGTTTCCTCAGAGACTACTCGGACAACTTTGATGTACAAATCTTGTACGGATGGATCTTTAGATTTAGCGAAATCGAAAAGCATAGGGAAGAGATCAGCCACGTCCTTTATACTTACCCCGATAAAGGTCCCCAAGATATTGCTGGTAGCAGTATAAGCTTTTTCATATTTGGGGTCAAAGCAGGAAACCGCAGTGTTTATATCTTTCTCATTAATGGCCTTAATGAATTTTTCTACTACGTCTATCGGTTTGACTACAAAAAACATATTGTACAGAATAATCCCGGCGATAACAATTGCCACGACGATGGAGGTAGTTAGGATCTTTGTTTTGGCCACAGTACCCGCCACTTGAGCTGCACCGACCCCAGTTGCTCTGGCGACTTCATTAACCCCCATCATTACTGATGAGGATGGGCTTACACTTGCAGCAACTTGACTCGCGGTATTAAGTATTTGCTTGGCTGCTTGGTTTGCCACACTGGGTGCTCCGCAATTGACACAGAAGTTTGCCCCGTCAGGCAATTGATGGCCGCATTTTACACAAAACAAGCGCTATCCCCCCTGAACTTTAAGCCTCCTCAATCTTATGTCCGCACTTGGCACAAAACTTTGCTCCCTGTGTAACACCATTACCACACTGGGGACAAAATCCTGAAGTTATCGGCTTACCTAGGGTTTGTTGTGTCTTGACGTGGATTTCCTCAAGTTCGTCTTCTTTATTTTTGATTTCCTGATCTATCTGGGCTATCCTGGCGTATTTGAGGTTAACTTTTTCCAAGTCAAATTTGTCGTTCTTCAACATGGCGTAAACTATATGACCAAGTTCTTCGATAGCATCTTTCTTTTGCTGTTTAAGTTGGTCAATTTCTGTCTTGACCTTCGTTGCCTCGACCCATTCTTTTGATTTGGCGCTAACGGTGGTTACCCCTTTGCCGAGCCCCTGCTTTAGTTTGTCAAAAAAGTCTGCCACAACTTGGAACCCCCTTTAAGTCAACTTTGAGCCGCACTCAACGCAAAAGTCGTTACTGGCTGAGTTCCTGCTTCCGCACTGGGAGCAGAATTTGGAATCTTCTACCCCCCCTTCCACCGATATTTGAGGGTATCAGTGGAATTGGCTTTCCTTGATTCATCATCTGGTAGAGGTTAAAGCCAGCGGCAGCGATAAACAAGATTAAACTTAAATAGAACCCGGCCCCATAATCGGCTTCAAGCATTTTTTTGCCTTGTTTCGCGATTTCATCGTCGATTACGAATTTAAGCACCAGGGTAGTAAGAACCCCTATCGCCCCCGCCGC is drawn from Bacillota bacterium and contains these coding sequences:
- a CDS encoding zinc-ribbon domain-containing protein, with translation MFCVKCGHQLPDGANFCVNCGAPSVANQAAKQILNTASQVAASVSPSSSVMMGVNEVARATGVGAAQVAGTVAKTKILTTSIVVAIVIAGIILYNMFFVVKPIDVVEKFIKAINEKDINTAVSCFDPKYEKAYTATSNILGTFIGVSIKDVADLFPMLFDFAKSKDPSVQDLYIKVVRVVSEETTDNTAKVVVALEASDGPKGKLLDSGTSVFYLSKFNSGWRIVDIKDLNQKKTKAK
- a CDS encoding zinc ribbon domain-containing protein, with the translated sequence MADFFDKLKQGLGKGVTTVSAKSKEWVEATKVKTEIDQLKQQKKDAIEELGHIVYAMLKNDKFDLEKVNLKYARIAQIDQEIKNKEDELEEIHVKTQQTLGKPITSGFCPQCGNGVTQGAKFCAKCGHKIEEA
- a CDS encoding PadR family transcriptional regulator, translated to MCGPPRFFHGFQNKCGCHDLSPRIEGFIVPCLLLILKEQSIHGYELIEKLETLPFLDVVPDPGVVYRHLRRLEEEGMVESRLEPGSGGPARKVYSLTPEGEGFLKVWESAIRKRKTSLEGFLAAFEKAFPSDGKDKQ
- a CDS encoding permease yields the protein MSAVISRYKFVIIILFFNLALLVLHPTIGIKSLQISGNNMLEMLSVLPPIFVLLGLLDVWVERETVIKLMGEKSGLLGMALAFLLGSAAAGPLYAAFPLAGVLLKKGCKLSNILIFIGAWSTTKIPMLLFEASAMGWKFMLTRFIVNIPGIILIAYIIESILLDEDKIMIYRNAN
- a CDS encoding permease: MFTNTLYVLTIVLLLYSFYRDKKKTNMALKKAWKSFENILPQFLAILLIIGITLAVLSPETISKLIGQKSGWMGMIIASIIGSITLIPGFVAFPLAAALLKSGAGFMQIAVFISTLMMVGIVTVPVEVKYFGKKVTALRNGLAFVFSFAVAMIIGVVLK